The following is a genomic window from Aquificota bacterium.
GCACCTTACCGCCTCTGTGATAATCCAGGATGATGAGGAGGGATTGCACCAGGATATATGGGAATGGCTTGAAAGGTTGGCACCCTTTAGAGAGGACTACAAACACCACAGGACGGGAGAAGACAACGGGGATGCTCACCTTAAGAACCTTCTTACCCATCTTCAGGTGGTGGTTCCTGTCACCAACGGCAAGCTGGACCTGGGGCCATGGCAGGAGATATTCT
Proteins encoded in this region:
- a CDS encoding secondary thiamine-phosphate synthase enzyme YjbQ codes for the protein MKSHTTYLTFQTKNRRELIRITEEVKRIVEESGIREGLCLVSSMHLTASVIIQDDEEGLHQDIWEWLERLAPFREDYKHHRTGEDNGDAHLKNLLTHLQVVVPVTNGKLDLGPWQEIFYAEFDGQRRKRVVVKVIGL